In Candidatus Nitronauta litoralis, one DNA window encodes the following:
- a CDS encoding DUF3438 family protein: MNQNNSEPRISFSTIVLSILALALTLIPVSIVLAEDNKEDLPIADLEFKKALVQDAFRIISETTDVNIVVTAGAGEKLVTVYLKNTTVKKAIDSICRTSGLWYRFNEKTGTFIVMTTDEYREDIIVFREDIIRVFTLRFQNVTAAARIVQDIYNNRIQYSQTIDIDPFQLNTGAGIGGAGAGGGQGGLGGGFGSQSGGFGNSGGRFGSNRGSSGINRSGTRGGSNRGSFLSGGFGGGSGTGISRDERELGTSVDLSPERLRALDLARKGGSRISEEEISALVSRDKAIIYLSTNHLHNQLLVRTTDKEAMEHIAKLIKDLDKPVPQVLLEMKILDVTIGDGFRSILDLSYSGAGTANGPPTTAPRNPLSPGTAGAAPKVSLGLGNFLLAPGNTGVFQVMSNQILTRLQLLETQNKINVLATPMLLASNNTPARLFIGEERVLVTGVNSDVLATQGGGGVVTITPETETRDIGNTLLIVPSVNSDRTVTLRIQQDSSTVSPNAARVPVSGASGVQEVSVDTVDTANIQATVIARDGLTAAVGGMIRTTSSDSEERVPILSSIPVLGQLFRRDVRDYRRSELVLLITPHVFKTPEEAQENTIERVDDLVQKPNALQKYLKSKKTIPDRPDLERPRWPAMEFFKGWGDLPETATDSTHEFIALTRFAVKAMDNPDLELPEGILPVDDLSIGESSGLFQDKSVSTKIVRAWKGFGYRIYAVRLKNMTREKYQIDQKQFSGDWRAVTLEYKVLAPKGEEGDTALSYLIASDTFEVARREN; this comes from the coding sequence ATGAATCAGAATAATTCAGAACCAAGAATAAGCTTTTCAACAATCGTGTTGTCGATCCTTGCATTGGCTTTAACGTTGATACCAGTTTCCATTGTCCTGGCCGAAGATAATAAAGAGGATCTTCCCATCGCAGATCTGGAATTTAAAAAGGCTTTGGTGCAGGATGCATTTCGCATCATTTCGGAAACGACTGATGTCAATATTGTTGTTACCGCCGGTGCCGGAGAAAAACTGGTAACCGTTTATCTAAAGAACACTACTGTTAAGAAAGCGATCGATAGTATCTGCAGAACTTCTGGATTGTGGTACCGGTTTAATGAAAAAACTGGAACTTTTATTGTTATGACTACTGACGAATACCGTGAAGATATTATTGTGTTTCGCGAAGATATCATCAGAGTTTTCACTTTACGGTTTCAAAATGTGACCGCTGCGGCCCGCATTGTTCAGGATATTTATAACAACAGAATTCAATATTCCCAAACAATTGATATTGACCCCTTTCAGTTAAATACAGGCGCCGGAATTGGAGGTGCTGGGGCCGGTGGAGGGCAGGGGGGATTAGGTGGAGGGTTTGGAAGTCAGAGTGGAGGTTTTGGAAATAGTGGAGGACGGTTTGGAAGTAATCGGGGGTCAAGCGGCATCAACCGCAGTGGAACAAGAGGGGGGTCCAACCGTGGGTCTTTTCTATCAGGCGGATTTGGTGGAGGATCGGGAACTGGAATATCGCGGGATGAACGGGAATTAGGAACTTCGGTGGATTTAAGCCCAGAGCGGCTCCGTGCACTCGATCTGGCACGTAAGGGAGGTTCGCGAATTTCAGAGGAAGAAATATCTGCACTGGTGAGTCGCGACAAGGCAATTATTTATCTTAGCACCAATCATCTCCACAACCAGCTTCTGGTACGAACTACAGATAAAGAAGCAATGGAGCATATTGCAAAGCTGATCAAAGATCTGGATAAGCCGGTGCCGCAGGTGCTGCTTGAAATGAAAATTCTGGATGTCACCATAGGGGATGGATTCCGTTCTATTTTAGATCTCAGCTATTCTGGGGCTGGGACAGCTAATGGTCCACCCACCACAGCACCACGTAATCCTCTTTCTCCAGGAACAGCAGGAGCTGCGCCAAAAGTTAGTCTGGGGTTGGGGAATTTTTTGCTTGCTCCGGGAAATACGGGAGTTTTTCAAGTGATGAGCAACCAGATCCTGACGCGGCTTCAGTTATTGGAAACACAAAATAAAATCAATGTGCTGGCCACTCCAATGCTTCTTGCTTCAAACAACACACCGGCAAGATTGTTTATTGGAGAGGAACGGGTTCTGGTAACGGGTGTCAACAGTGATGTGTTGGCCACTCAAGGGGGTGGTGGTGTGGTGACAATTACTCCCGAAACAGAAACCAGGGATATAGGGAACACACTCCTAATTGTTCCCAGTGTTAATTCGGACCGAACGGTCACCCTTAGGATTCAGCAGGATTCATCTACAGTTTCTCCTAACGCTGCAAGGGTCCCGGTTTCCGGAGCTTCAGGGGTGCAAGAGGTTTCCGTTGATACCGTAGACACAGCCAATATCCAGGCCACCGTAATTGCACGTGACGGATTGACGGCAGCCGTTGGAGGGATGATCCGAACGACCTCTTCAGATTCTGAAGAACGGGTACCGATATTATCTTCAATTCCGGTGCTTGGCCAATTGTTTAGAAGAGATGTTCGTGATTATCGCCGCTCAGAACTGGTCCTTTTGATCACACCTCATGTTTTTAAGACACCCGAAGAAGCGCAGGAAAATACTATTGAACGAGTGGATGATCTTGTTCAAAAGCCAAACGCTTTGCAAAAATACCTGAAGTCAAAAAAAACTATTCCGGATCGCCCGGATTTAGAGCGCCCTCGATGGCCCGCAATGGAGTTTTTTAAGGGTTGGGGCGATCTACCAGAAACGGCGACCGATTCCACTCATGAGTTTATTGCTTTAACTCGCTTCGCAGTAAAAGCCATGGATAACCCTGATCTGGAATTGCCAGAAGGAATTTTGCCTGTGGATGATTTATCTATTGGTGAATCCTCAGGTCTATTTCAGGATAAATCGGTATCGACTAAAATTGTCCGCGCCTGGAAAGGGTTTGGGTATCGAATTTATGCTGTTCGATTAAAGAACATGACACGAGAAAAATACCAAATCGACCAGAAACAGTTTTCCGGGGATTGGCGTGCAGTCACTCTGGAATATAAAGTACTGGCTCCAAAAGGCGAAGAGGGAGATACGGCGTTGTCATACTTGATCGCTTCGGACACATTTGAAGTCGCGAGAAGGGAAAATTGA
- a CDS encoding Com family DNA-binding transcriptional regulator yields the protein MKVKNTKNQIRCRRCQRLLMEGNVRLIEIKCPRCGFLQVFTKPNRKGKKGIHFPPSENNISN from the coding sequence TTGAAAGTCAAGAACACAAAAAATCAAATCAGATGCCGCCGTTGTCAGCGACTGCTGATGGAAGGCAATGTCCGGTTGATTGAAATCAAGTGTCCTCGCTGCGGTTTCCTTCAGGTTTTTACCAAACCCAATAGAAAAGGCAAAAAAGGGATTCATTTTCCTCCCTCCGAAAATAATATCTCCAATTAA